The stretch of DNA TGTGTTGAGGTATATGCTCTACGATTGTAAGGCAGAATATGTATTGTTAAGCAAAGAGATTGAACATCTTCAAAATTTTATCAACATCAGTGAATTGCAGATAGAAGATAGAGGAAGTGTTTGCTTTGCTGCCGATCTTAAAGGGGATTATCATATTGCTCCTTTAATACTGGTAGTATTTGTAGAGAATGCTTTTAAACATAGTACTGCCAGCCAGTCTAGTAATATTTTTATTGAAGTGAAGGTTGTGGTTAAGGAGGAAGGGGAGCTAATGTTTTCTTGCATTAATTCATTTGAAGAACAATCCAATACAGAGCATCTTTCTAATGGCATTGGTTTGGAAAATGTACAAAAACGATTGGACCTATTGTACCCCGATTCTTATGAATTAACATTTAAAGAAGAGGATAACTTATTTAAAGTTTTCTTATTGCTCAAATTGAATCAAGTCGCATAAATGAATTGTATTATAATAGAAGATCAACCGCCTGCACAACGAATTTTAAAAAAATACATCAAAGATGTGGGGTCCTTGACGTTGAAGGCAACCTTTTTGGATGCAATTGAAGCGATAGAATATTTAAAATCAGAAAGGGTAGATTTGGTTTTTCTTGACATTCATCTACCTAAAATATCTGGGATTGACTTCTTAAAAATTATGTCTCAGCCACCACTAATTATTTTAACGACTGCTTTTCAGGATTATGCCTTGGAAAGTTATGAGTTTGATGTTGTGGATTATCTATTAAAGCCATTTTCCTTTCAGCGGTTTGTTAAGGCAATAACGAAGGCGGCAGAAAGAAATACCTTAATGAGTTCAAAAATAACAACTGAACCAACTGCTGTACTCAAAAAAGAACTGTTTATTAAATCAGGTTACGAACACTTCAAAGTAGTGATTGATGATATTATTTATATAAAATCAGATGCCGACTATTCAGAAATTTTTGTAGGCAATAAAAAATATCTTTCGCCAAAACCATTGAGGTATTGGGAAGAAAATTTGCAAGCGCATCAATTTACTAGAATTCATAAATCTTATATTATGAACGGCTCAAAAATTGACAAAATAACCGCTACTCAAATTTTCCTTTTTGGAGGAATTGTATTGCCTATTGGTCGAGCATACAAAGAAATGGTGGCGAAGTATTTGAGTGGATATAAATAATATTAGCCCTCAATCAAGCTTTTTTGAGGGCTAATATTATAAGCTACTGATAATGCTTATCGGTCAAGGATTCAATAAAGGCAACTAAGGCCTTTTTTTCAGTTTTTGTCAAATTTAAAGCATTTTCTGGAAGCGTTTGGTTGGGCAAATCAAGCCCCATACCCAAGCCTCCTCCAAGATCGTAAAACTCAATTACTTTATCAAGTGTTTTTATAGAACCATTGTGCATGTAGGGAGCACTTAATTTTGCATTTCTAATTGTTACGGTTTTAAAGGAATGGGCAAAAAAATCATAATTGTCTTTTACGATGCCACTCGCCATTCGCCCTAGATCTTCATCCAAGATAGGTTGTTCGTAATTCTCATTAATGAGGACTCCCAATACTTCCGATTCTGAATCCACATAAGCAGGGGGAACCAAGCCACTAAATGTTGGCGGAAAATGGCAGGTAGCACATTGCGCTTTGCCCATAAAGAGATTAAATCCTAGACGAATTTCAGTTGGAATTTCAATTGTTTTGGTTTGTACAAATTGATCAAATTGGGAGTCAAAGCTAGGCAAACTCATCAAGTAACATTTTAGGGCGTGGTTGATGCTTGCTGTACTGATAGCATTGGGATATTGAGCATAGTTTTTTTTGAAAAGTGCGTTATATTCTTCTTGAGTTGCTAGCTTTTTAATAATAGCAGGATAAGAAGAATTAAACTCCTTTTCATTGTGGATTACATGATCGAATTGGTTGTTGAGGTCGTGGGCTCTCAAATCGTGGAAGTAGGCACTGGCATATATGGTATAATTTAAGGAAGGAGAATTTCGACTAGTCGTTTGGCTTTTGTCACCGTTCATGCTGTGTGGCAACTGATCGGTAAATGCCTGTGCTTCTTTGTGACAAGTCGCACAAGAGGTTGCTAAATTATTGGACAACAAAGGGTCATTAAATAGGCGTTTTCCTAATAAAATACGTTCAGTGGTAACTTCTTTCGCTGGAATGTGGGTAAAGTAGGATGGGTTGAAGAAATCTTTTTGAAAAGGGTTTCTAAAACTACTATTGATGGGCAGTGGCAAGCGATTTAATTCTTCTTTGGTTTCTAGATGAGCGGTTACTCGGATTTGTTCTAAGCACTCCAAAATGGGAATGAGTTGTTTTACTAAATAGTCATAGCGGTCAAAGGTTTCAAAAGATAGGTAATCGATTTGGTCAAAATGCTTAAAAATTTCACCTAACCATTCAGCTGAAAAATGATCTTTGTAAAGCTTTAACGTTTGTACAATTCCTTTATTGACTTGTTTAAAATCTTCCATGGCATGATCGGAAGATGGCGTGTCAAAACCTGTAATGCCTAGCGTAAAGGAACGAATTAACTGCTCTTTAATTGCGTGAATGATGATAGAATCATAAAAGCGCAGTGTTTGTATGTTTTCATAAAAGGTTTCTATGTTGATGTCTAAGTTTTTGACCAAATGGCACAAATACTTTGTATCTACGTCCTTTTCAAAAAGCAATTCATCAATTCTTTGAAACCCCTTGGGATAATGCGTCTCTTTGCTTGCCACCTTAGGCTCTGGTTTTAGCAATGGTGATTCATTGATGTTCTTTTCATAGAGTTGTGGAGCCAAATAAGCAATTAAAAACTCGGCTTGCTTAAAATAGGTTCTGCTTTTTAAGTAGATCGTTTTAGCGGTAGTAATGTCTTTTTTTTGCAAGGCATTAGAAAGTGCCGTTAAAGTAGTCCTTAATTGTTGCAATTGCTTGATAAGAGCACTTTTGACTTGAACAGAAGCGGGGGAAGGGAGAGGAGAAGATGAAGGCTGATTGGTCATCGATACCAATACAAACAATAGGGCTAATACAAAAATTGGAAATAACTTTTTCATACGCTTTTTATTTATCTAGAAAGGTAAAAAAGATTGTAAACAACTTTTTTGTCGAAAAATTTAATCAATGGTTGATGAAACAAAGGTGATGAATGGTTTTAAAACCATTCATCACCTCAAAATCAAAAATAGAAGGATGTTAGCTGTTATTTAACGATTAGTTTTTTGGTAACACCAGCTTCGTTTTGAATAAAGTAAGTGCCAGCCACAAGGTGGGCAACGTCAATTTGGTTGACATTTCTATGAACTTCCAAACGTTGACCATAAACATCATAAATAGCAAAGTCACCTGTTTTTTTGAAATAAACCGTACGAGAAACAGGGTTAGGGAAAAAGTCATATTCTCCTTGTTTTTTTAAGGCATTTTTGACCGTTGTAACGGTTTGATCCCAACCTGTAATGGCATAAGTTAAGGAGTGGTTGTAAGGAAATGGGTTGCTGCTGCTTGGGTGCTGAGAGTTAACAAAGATCGTCTTTCCATCAGGAGTCGCAACAGCACCTGTAATTTCTGCGCCTTTAGGAGCAAAAGAAATGCGTACTAAATCGCTAACGGTAGGCGTATTGTCAGACATATCAAACAAGTATAATTCGCAAGTTCTATTAGAAAAACCAGCAGGAACTCTACCATGAGACGTCCCATTCAAATCTTCGCAAATGATCATGTAAGATTGCCCATTAACATTCAAAAAGTTCAAACCATCAGGATTAGATAAGTGGTTGTATGGATAGTTGCTAGAATCAGGAGAGTTAGCATAGTGAGGACCGCCTTCTAAGAATACTGTCATGGCATCTGTAGCAGGATCAAATTGCAATACTCTACCATAAAAATCCCAATAATCGCTAGAATCAGGGTGGGTACCTTGTACAAAGGTAGCTCTATTCATGGTGTGAGCAGAGTGGGTAGCGCCAGCAGCATGCTCATCTTTCCATCTAGAAGCAGGATAATCACGCCCCGTTTCTGTGATATAGATTTTATTAGAGTTAGGATCTTTGGCAGACCACTCTAGGCGATTGAACATCGTTGCACCAACGGCTACGGCTTCTGTTTTGAAATCAAGCATTTTGTCCAAATCATTGTTGTCAATTTCAATCCATTTGTTGTTAGGAGCATCTTGCTTGTACACATAGGTTTTTCCTTGAGTAAAGTCACCCGCAGTAGTCGCTACAAATTTGGTAAAAAATGCAGGGGTCGCATCCACCGATAAATAAACCGTTTGGTTGTCAGGCATTACAACACCACCTTCAAAAGCTTGTCTTCCCCAGTTGTATTGCTTGCGAATAGCAACGGCTTGTCTAGGGTCAATTTCTGTCATGTAGTTGTAGTTTTGATACTTTTTGATGGTATCGCCATTAAATCCAGGAAAACCAGCAGGGGCAGCTTGACCATTGAGTGTACCTGTTCCAATAACAAAATCAGAAGTGTCTCTATCCGCAATGTCTTCGTTGTCATAGCGGAACCATTCTTCTGCGGTCCAGATTCTACCATCAACAGTAGAGGTGATGCCTCCACAATTCATACCTGTTTCTCCTGTGTGGTTGACAAAATCAACGTTGAAGAATTTTCCAGAACGACCATCTGCTAAGGTTTGGTTGGTAACAATAATAGAATCGGTATTAGGGTCTCTGTCTACCAAAAAGGTAGTCATTCCACCACCATCCCCTAGGTGATCATCAGCAACGACTCTTTCATGATTAATCGAAATCCACCCTAGGTGCTGCCCAGAGTTATCAGAAGTAAAACCAATAAAGTCATTCCACGATTTAGAAACAACGGTTTGAGCGGCTTGTCCATAAGTTGCAGTAGCTTCTACCATATCATATCCTCCAATGAAAATGATTTGAGTTTGTAATGGAGAAGGATGCATTACAACAGTATCAGAACTAAAGGAAGGTTGGATGCTTGGGTCAAATTGGATTTGTCCATATCCAGTTGTAAC from Aureispira anguillae encodes:
- a CDS encoding alkaline phosphatase PhoX; amino-acid sequence: MKRLALLLLGVICVTTGYGQIQFDPSIQPSFSSDTVVMHPSPLQTQIIFIGGYDMVEATATYGQAAQTVVSKSWNDFIGFTSDNSGQHLGWISINHERVVADDHLGDGGGMTTFLVDRDPNTDSIIVTNQTLADGRSGKFFNVDFVNHTGETGMNCGGITSTVDGRIWTAEEWFRYDNEDIADRDTSDFVIGTGTLNGQAAPAGFPGFNGDTIKKYQNYNYMTEIDPRQAVAIRKQYNWGRQAFEGGVVMPDNQTVYLSVDATPAFFTKFVATTAGDFTQGKTYVYKQDAPNNKWIEIDNNDLDKMLDFKTEAVAVGATMFNRLEWSAKDPNSNKIYITETGRDYPASRWKDEHAAGATHSAHTMNRATFVQGTHPDSSDYWDFYGRVLQFDPATDAMTVFLEGGPHYANSPDSSNYPYNHLSNPDGLNFLNVNGQSYMIICEDLNGTSHGRVPAGFSNRTCELYLFDMSDNTPTVSDLVRISFAPKGAEITGAVATPDGKTIFVNSQHPSSSNPFPYNHSLTYAITGWDQTVTTVKNALKKQGEYDFFPNPVSRTVYFKKTGDFAIYDVYGQRLEVHRNVNQIDVAHLVAGTYFIQNEAGVTKKLIVK
- a CDS encoding LytR/AlgR family response regulator transcription factor gives rise to the protein MNCIIIEDQPPAQRILKKYIKDVGSLTLKATFLDAIEAIEYLKSERVDLVFLDIHLPKISGIDFLKIMSQPPLIILTTAFQDYALESYEFDVVDYLLKPFSFQRFVKAITKAAERNTLMSSKITTEPTAVLKKELFIKSGYEHFKVVIDDIIYIKSDADYSEIFVGNKKYLSPKPLRYWEENLQAHQFTRIHKSYIMNGSKIDKITATQIFLFGGIVLPIGRAYKEMVAKYLSGYK
- a CDS encoding cytochrome c peroxidase; protein product: MKKLFPIFVLALLFVLVSMTNQPSSSPLPSPASVQVKSALIKQLQQLRTTLTALSNALQKKDITTAKTIYLKSRTYFKQAEFLIAYLAPQLYEKNINESPLLKPEPKVASKETHYPKGFQRIDELLFEKDVDTKYLCHLVKNLDINIETFYENIQTLRFYDSIIIHAIKEQLIRSFTLGITGFDTPSSDHAMEDFKQVNKGIVQTLKLYKDHFSAEWLGEIFKHFDQIDYLSFETFDRYDYLVKQLIPILECLEQIRVTAHLETKEELNRLPLPINSSFRNPFQKDFFNPSYFTHIPAKEVTTERILLGKRLFNDPLLSNNLATSCATCHKEAQAFTDQLPHSMNGDKSQTTSRNSPSLNYTIYASAYFHDLRAHDLNNQFDHVIHNEKEFNSSYPAIIKKLATQEEYNALFKKNYAQYPNAISTASINHALKCYLMSLPSFDSQFDQFVQTKTIEIPTEIRLGFNLFMGKAQCATCHFPPTFSGLVPPAYVDSESEVLGVLINENYEQPILDEDLGRMASGIVKDNYDFFAHSFKTVTIRNAKLSAPYMHNGSIKTLDKVIEFYDLGGGLGMGLDLPNQTLPENALNLTKTEKKALVAFIESLTDKHYQ